ttggtcattttgtcttttttagtcattttgtgtctttttttggtcattttgtgtctttttttgggccattttgtgtcttttttttgggtcattttgtgtcttttctgacaaatcccaaagtagcaagttaggtcagaatggacctttaaacttatagcaaaggacttagattaaaagtaacaataaaatataaaaatataaatgcagatagagagatgttttagttgttgtttgcttcattatttgtccaaaatatgtcatatcaactgagtttgtctgatctgaactgtgagattgtgttcagtgagacaacatgcatgttagattgggggtcgagactcaaaaaggttgagaactactgatctataGGACACTGATTCACTCTTAATTTACAGCTGAGACTGGAAGTATATATTGCATCTTTAAGCATTGAAGGCATGGATAGGTTCTTTCCAGATGTTATTATGTGTCGACCTCACAAAACGGCCTGATGACTATATGCTAACGCAGTTTATTAACAAACATTTCAAACTGATCACTCCTTGATGAGCTGTAGTGAGTAAAATTAAGATGCACTTTAAGGGCATCTCaaccaaaataatttatttacacCCACAACAATCAATGTATAATCACACTTGCTTTACAGGCTGTGTGTTATAACtcttaatcatgattatttattgCTGGGTTCGGGTGGGTTTAGTGTGAGATGACAGGAGACAAACAATTATGACAATGGGATCGTTTTTCATTTATGAAAAGAGTTTTAGTTTGCATGAGCGACTATGATGAAACATCAATTATGTTGAAAACCAAGCATTTCTCAAGGAGTATATTCACATTCAAGCATAGTCCCAACcttaaaaatatgattaaaaatcaagcattttccaTACTTTTAAGTGGAgtgatgtgaaatatttttgctTTCACAAAATAGCAGGACAGTTGCAATGAAATGTAGAGTATTCTTGGCAGAAATCACCCATGGCagatttgaaaaatgaattggcaacaatattaatgaaaacagaagataaaatgCCAAACGTTCTCTCACTCTAGCTTCCTAAATATCAGCAGTCgctgtttttcttgtttctatAACTGTAAACTGATTAAATATGAGTTTAGACTGCTCTGGTGAGACAAAACAACTATTTGAAGACATAACAGAGCGCTGGTAAACAGATAGGAATATTCTTCAACATTTTCAACTGTTTGATGGACTTTATAACATTTGAAGTAAAAGAAATGTTCAACAGAACAGAAATGGTTGCTGCcctaaaatattacaaattaaaagtaaatatatatataaatatactactattattattataccggccttatttatttattattattattattattactattattattatatatttatatatttaaatactatatatcatattattttatttataattattttaattatttatatttttttattttattttatattgttactatttatttattattacatattatatactatatactgtacttttattacaattatataccgtctagtctcCATAgcattaccatcatcttgccaaccatcctaccaactgatctgctttttttaaacttgtgtacttgttctattctgtgtttttttctattgttgtttttattcatgctacctcagtatcttattctattttattttattgtattttattgtacttgaataccggactgctgtgacaaccgaatttcccttcggggatgaataaagtaatctatctatctatctaaagaTGACATGAGGATAGTCTGGCTGCGACATTTCATTTCTGCACCTATCATGATCTCATGACCCATTAAAGTCTCAGCATGCATATTAGCATATTACATATCAGTGAAATGTGTGATTAGCTTGCTCCAGCGTGTCCCTGTAGCTCCTCCAGTAAGGCCACATTCTATTCAAATGACACAATACACAAGCGCATGCCAAGTCATGAGACTTGTTCACTATCTAAACATCTAATCTCCCCCATTGTCACCAAACACAAGGGAGACCAGGGGCCGGCCTCTACAAACAAATAACATTTGAGggtaaaaaacaatgtttttcccTCAGCAGGTTATTAAGGTGCCAAAAAGGGCCAAGAAATACTGAGTGAAGATCGGAAATGTTGAGGTTTGTGATAAGCCAGTGGCCTCGCACCATCACAAACTGAATTTCAAGGCCATGAAGTGGCTCAAAATAGAGCTTTTCATCCTCGCTGCCATGTCCTGTTGTGTTAAAATAGAAGCGATTCTATTATCAGACATGGATCTGTGTCTCCTGGAGGGATCAACGTAATAACCATTACACAGATGGATCACCGATATTCTCAGCATGAGAAACACGGTTATCTGTTCCAGGTCAGGATAATAATTTACAATTTACACGCACTGAACAAGGATTAACAATTAACCACCTAGTCAGGGTGGAGAGTGAATGCTTCACACTGGATGAGTGTGTCAGACAGAAAGAGGGCCAAAAGTTCAGGACTATTCTGGAAATGTTTATCATACAAGGTGACAGGATCTCCTTCACGAGGAAGCGATATAAAACGCAATATTAGGCGTATAAAGAGGATATGAAAGGCAGGTCTGTTGCATATCTACTATAATGCTTATTCGCCAACATTAAAAGATGGTCTTTCTATATTGAGAGGACTTTAAGTACAAGGACTTTTTATTCAAACGTTGATTACATGATGTACTGGGGCCAATAAAGCAGAAATATTCTatttaaactgagaaaataaaaagcactTAGTGTTTTCCCTAGATTAATACCAGAGACATTTCTCTCAACCGAGTCACTAGCAATCGTCCTCAGGCGCAACATAACTTGCTTATCTAAACCTATTAGTGCATTTATCCTGACAAAGCAATTTTAttagaaaaaagagacacagagcacATGTTGTACCCTTGCCCCAGTTTCTACCACTTGGGTATTACACTTTCGATTTGAAACACAGCGCTAGGCACTAGTTATTCTGTGAGATATGCCCAAAATTGTTTATCCATTTTGAAGGTATTTCCAACATCCTACACAAAGCTTTTAACTGTCTGGATCCAACAAATATgttccttaaaaaagaaaaacagacttgTAATCCATTTATCAAGATTCAACTATTGTTTTACCTACATAATTGAATGAGAAGAAACTGaaaaaccttcaaaaaaaacaaaaaaaaagaagtacatGATTATTAACCTCATggatttgtatttgttttatctcAGCTTAACTCTGGAACTGGCACTTAAATGTAATGATAATATCATGAGAGTAGGCATACTGTCAAAACTGACACCATAAAAGAAACCAAAAGCAAAGATTTACCTAATTCTGAAAAGATTAATCAATAGATACCAATTATTTGCCATTTGCTACAGTTTAGCAATCTGCTTGTTTGATGAAAGCAATATTTTGTATCACTAAACAGCCAAAAACAGTTTAAGGAAGACCTTGTTTCTGCCTCTGGAGAGTGATGACTCATGTTGACCTCTGGTAACTTGGGATATTTGTCACTCCGGAAATAATTGCTAGTTGGCTAGTTTCCCTCTGAATTACCTCGAATAAGCACTTTTATTGAAAGAAAATAGCATTTGCCTGTGGGGTTTTTCCTAATTTGACAATGTCTCAACCTGATTCACCTCACTTGTCAATGATGATGTAAGATATAAAATGTACATTGAGCCTATAGTTGTCTATGTAATGACTGTAAAATGAAGGCAGGGGGTTTCAACAACACAGAggcaagctttcatacaaaaacattgtaaagtgtacataaattaaaaggTTTTATAGCTTCcatgttggtagatttcttaatagacttaatatattgtttggtttcattttcaaagacaagaaagagggGTTTTTGATTAATGTAAcaacatttatggatatgccatttggctaactgtaccatgagattgatgatatagGCTAGTATTGTTtttcctttggaaaaaaaagaaaagtcggtgaaaccaaacagtatatgttcaaagcacagggacaaatgaggttcaatcgaaaatgaaatcaggttacaaatatcttcccataatttagttgATAAAGGGCAATaccaaaataaatggaaaaacatcttcagggtgtccttcacagaaagagcagtttaGGTCTATCTTTCTTAaatcattgtaaaaaaaactttagatgggTAAATCCTGTGAATTATCTTAAAAGATACTTCTTTAACCTTATTACTGAATACATATCTAGCAGGTCAATTCCAGTTAAGGTTATTTAATAAGGTTATTCCAATAGGTTGTGACATATGGAGTTGATACGActtctttctgaaataaagagCGTATATCAGGGTTACTATTGCCTATAGAGGAGAAACAAATTTCAAGTTTGGTTGCAATCAAAGggcaattaattaaataaaagtgtGAGAGGTGCTGGAGGCTGGCCTGGCTGCTGGAGCTGCGTGTCTCCGGTTCAGGCCTTGTAGCTCTCTGACACACTGCAGCAGTCAGCTGGCTCACATGGACTCATCTTTTTATCTTGTCACTTTGGTATAAATGTCGGTTTTGTGGTGACATTAGTCTTAATAACGCCACTCTGCCTCTTCTCACACCTGTTAACGGTTAACCAGCCCAAACCTCGTTGACGGCTCGAGGGGTCGTTCTAAAACCAACCGGCACTGACAACGTCACTGAGAATCACGGAACGGTCGGTAACACGTTCGAACGTTAACGGGCCGTTAAAGTGCCCACACAGATAAAACAGCCCGCTTCCCCGTGAcgtgaaaagtaaaaaatatacatttaaaaagactGTCATTCATTTTACCTCGCCGTTGCTCACGGTAGCTTTAGTTGCTTCGCTCTCCTGCGTCGCCATCTTTCCTTGTCTCTatcgcgcacacacacacaccactctaTGCTCCAGACCACACTGCTGCCTGGGAAACTGCGCGGAGTCTCGCGAGATGACGGTTTGTACGCGTCATTGTGGTGACGTGCGTCTTCAGGGGAGTGATGAAACATGTGTGAGGGTGATAAATATTGTAAGGGGCTTTTTGTGACAGGGCTGATGAAACAGCACGAAACAGCGCGCTTAGTCATGCATCTTCGGACTTAATAAAATGAaagctttctaaaaaaaaaaaaaaccaaaaatggAACCTCTACTGCAGGGATAGGCCACATTTCTGCTAAGTTACAGGCAGCCAATGGTTtaatgcagggatgggcaacttaaatgctggatggggccacaatttttcatcgacactaccaaaGGGccacacttaaccagatatgatgaaactgcaattttaaatatatttacagttcagtaacttaacattattatatatactgttgctgacattactattattattactatatactgtaatatactactattattattattatacatgccttatttattattattactattattatatattatattatatgtcatattattttatttataattattttgattatttataattattttcttttcttatattGTTGTTTCTTATATTGCCATcataccaactgatctgctttttttagcttgtgtccttgttctattctgtgttttttttctattgttgtttttatttatgctacctcattattttattctattgtattttattgtacttgaataccggactgctgtgacaaccgaatttcccttcggggatgaataaagtaatctatctatctatctatctatctatctatatttcATGCTGGAATGCATGTATAACCATATACATaggaatataaaatgtttgaagcaaataaaaaataaccacttactgtgatttagtttttctcagtgtgagaacagcagacaaacattaaTTGCCAGaagttattttgtgcattttttcactgcacttttaagatttcatgctcaaatgcatgtaggccacttcaagtgagggtgcgggcattatgcggcccccgggcctccagttgcccatccctggtgtaatgtaactaagtacatttactcaagtactgtatttaaacataactttgaggtacatgtactttactttagtatattcattttatgtaacttttgcttttactttaaattaaacataatgactgtatattaagtagttaaaatgagccccatctttacaaaattaaaatgctgcttacataaatgcattaatacaaataatctaacaatatatttggaatatataacatCCCCCAGGAGACGGGCCATTCTACATAACACTGtgtacttttgacactttaagtacattttgatgctgatacttttggacttttacttcagtaagtcagtacttttacttgtcaCGGAGTAATTTTGCTGTGTGGTTTTAGTACTATTACTtaagtaatggatctgaatacttctgcCACCACTGTACTTAGCAAAGAAACCAAGAATGGCTCgacttttttaacatttgataTCAATTCTTGAGGTATTAGTATCACAGAAGTGTATTTGTGGGAGTAGAAACTCACTCCCATGTCATCCTCCAGTCTGAAAAATAGATTATGTCTGAATGTTGTGTAGATCTCTCTTCAATAATGCATTTGTATGGATGCACTGTAACAGAGCCATCTAAAAAACATCATGCTCAAACtgtgaaacaaatattttactCCCCGAGATACCCGACAGCATAACTCAGTTATTCAATGTAAACAAGGGCAAATAGACTTAATATTCCCGTACTggcaaatttttattttatttttgttgttatgcaTTGCCTGTTGGCACACAGTAACATCAGCACCTCAgagatgagcaaaaaaaaaagacaagacaaagTTTTCTAGGTACGGTAATGACATTTcattagaaagaaagaaatcacaagactaattaatttacatttcttctgTAAACTTTAGAGGATTGAAAACACGGTAACCGTATTGGACCAGGAACATGAAACAGAACATAAATAAGGCATatcattcattttcaaaagtgtGTTGTGGTGATTATAATGGAGCGGGGCAGTTAACTGAAGAGTGAAAGTTTGGGAGTTTCTGCTGTTTGTTGCATTTTCTAATATTACTTTAATGGCCAACCTggtttccaatttaaaaaaccaTCCAAGGGAACAACcctccattcagaaaaaaagttgggactcTGTGAAAAATGCATTAAACCAGAATGgaatgatttgcaaatcatttggGACCTATATTTAGTTGAATGCAGcacaagatatctaatgctcaaactgggaaaatatattttttgtaaatatatacgcTCATCCTGAATTTGATgcgttgtttttatgttttctacaGCGTCCCAACGTTTTCGGAATGACAGTGTTACattgtaaatacattttatgcttACGCTACAGATATTACAGTATTTCTCCACTAAAAGACTTAAGCCACCAACCTTGACAAACATATGTAGAATGAATGCAGAACATAAATGCAAGTGCACATATAAATGCAGGGAATTGAATGTGTCATGCTTATATTAAACTgcaggttttcttttttaaaaaggagtcCCTGTCCTTGTCTTGTAttgaataattttaaataattagtACAAACAGTTCAGACTGAGTCTCCATTTGGCATCTAATTCAGTAGTTCTGGGAAATGTACCAGACCTACGAACCTTTACTGGTTGTTTTCCAGCACACACTAACATAACATTTGGATTTATCCTCGAATTTTGTCATCCATTTGTATACAGGATAACTCGGGACATGAATTTGATTTAACTGATAGCTTTTAAAACGATAAATAGTGAAAAGTTTTACCATAAACaatgttaaagttgtttttatttcagtggtTTATTATAAGCACGACACATTCGAGTGCACACAATTTAACTTTTAACAAGGAATTCAGTAACAGAAAAGCAGAGGGGAATTATCATTACACATACCCACTAACAACCTAAAAATGGGGTTTTACTTATTAAATTCTTTAAATTTCAATTTGTGTTTGTATGCAATGTTGTTCAGAGAGGAAATATCGACTGTTGCATACTATCACACACTAATTCCAGACATTGTACACCTAAAACAGCTTTGTTGTTGCAATTTGGATTCTTGAGGCTACCATCTGTTCTCTTTAAGTGTTATTTTCTTGTATCAATCGTGAGTGAATGAATTTGAGCATTAAGCAGATTTGGATCAATAATTGGAAAGCGTTTGTCCATCTTAACTCGGTTCAGGATATGTTTAGTATGTGTGAGGTTAGTACGGACAACAAGGTGCAATACCACTTTTTAATAGTGTCATAGGATTTTAGGGGGGATTTTTCCTTTACTTTCCACTCTCAGCAATTTACAGTTTTCAAAAAAATGCTGAGACTACAGTTAACTATACAGTTATATACAATCAACTTTGTACAAACTGATACAAACTAAAAGAGGAGAAATAAAGCTGTCGATGCAGACTTTTAGATGACACAGAACAGCCTGGAAGCAACAACTAACGCTggtaaattaaattgaaaagaaGTGCATGAAGTGAAGGACCACATGTTATCCTTCATGATGCTGCCTTACATGCAACAAACCCCCTCCTCTATCAAACCTCACTGGTGTGATTATCCCAtactattatcatcatcataccCATCGCACCAGGAGATGTTCTACCTGACATTCACCTCTATCAGGCTGCGTCGGCGTTAGTGAGAGAGAACCTAAAAGATTTTTAGACGCTGCTCTTTGGATCATCCAgaagcacaaaacaaaaaaaatttcatTTGTGACAATGACAATGACTTTCCATCGTGACTCTGGTTGGTGAATGGATAACAAGCTTGAGGTTGACGCTCAAATTTCAGGGCAGAAAAACTCCACCCAACCTTTGTCACATTACAGTCTCACATCTCATCTAATCCATAATCCTCCTCGGGGAAGTCTCCCACAAGCACACTCAGGGGCTTCACAAATCCACCATATTTGCTGTCACATTCAAAGTATTTCTTCCCGTCAACACTGTGAAAACACAATTCAATAGAGACAGGGTCAAAGGTAAAATCAAGACCAACATGATAaacattgtgtatatatatatatatatatatatatatatatatatacacactactggtcaaaagttttagaacaccccaacttttcagaatttaattgaaaatgatgcagtttaatgtctcagtgtactctgaaattaatgcacatttgcaacatttaaaattctttattgagcatgatagtgttttgaaagtaaaaaaaaagattcaaaatcacattttatgttggactaaaggaccaaaaaaagacacaaaatgacaaaaaaagacacaaaatgaccaaagaagacacaaaatgacttacaaagacatgaaaagaattcaaaaatggacaaaatagcccaagactccatagagttaagttgttaacccccttcttgttccctgaaaaaggcctacttatataattctgaaatgtacattatttttcagttttggttaagcttacctttttttatttacctctggcagttcaccacttacctttggaccctttcaagctgttcatttgacttgaactgcttgaatttcaataaaaagctggaaaaattggggtgttctaaaacttttgaccggtagtgtatatatatatatttataaagccAGTTCTCTTACGTTCCATCGTGCTTCCCCAGGGGCTCGTCGTACTTCACACCCACCCAGTGGCCTGGCTTGAAATCTGTTGTACCTGCAGTGAAAGTAACAACATTGTTCTTTATATCAGCTCCTAATTTCTCAATCTTAATTGACTGTTTAAACTAGCAATAACTGTTTGTTTAGTGAGATATTTCAGGTTAGTATACCATTTATCTTGGTTATTACAAACCATCTCATAGGCCTTTAGAGCAGcggtttaaataataaaaacaaatcatagTAACAAATGTAACGGAATAATCAAACATCTGCCTAAACcaacttggaaatataattaGTATCAGTGACATAATGCACAACTTGCAGTCTAGTTTGTCTAGTCAAgcaaaactcattaaaaatttAACTTGAGCATGCTTTTATTCACATGAGATAAAATGTGATGGATTTTCTCCTGAGCAGCCAATCCAGCAGTTAGTTTTCGTCCTAAACCCAGCAGAACAATGTATAACCAGAGCAGAGGTTGGTTGTTTTAGGTCTTTCAACCAGGAGGCTGGTGCTTGTGTCCCGTTGTTGGAAATTAAAATATGTCTGgaagtagtatttttttttaagtcaaaccTAAACTAGGTTAGGAAACCCAACTGTTTTACAGAttgaacatgtttaaaacagctatAATGACACAGGGTACCAGAGCGGTGATCACGAGTCAACAATCTGTTTCAGTCACATGTTGAAAACCGCATTCGACAAGTCACATTTTGTGGGATATCATTCGGGGAGATGCAAAGCGTTTTGTAGGAAATCATTAACTTTTGCAGTTGTAAATCTGGCCCCCACTTTGCTGCGGTCAAGCCAAACAGGGTTAAATTCCTCCCACAGTGCTAGCATGGATTGTGCAATAGGTCactataaaatacaacaaaagctGCTCTGTTGGAGAGAAAATCCTCAGTTGCAAAGGATTTAAATGTCCTAAAGAAAGCGAACCACTAAGCTTTATCCACACTTACCAACATACATGACTGTGCCAAGCTTGGTGGGCTGCCCAGGGACCTGCACTTTGCATCTGTTGCCAACAGAAATGGCATCAGCAGCGGCCTTCTGTTCCTCCTCCCGAGCAGCAAGCTCAGCTTTCTTCTTGGCCATTTCTTCCTCGTTGTACTGACCAACACGATGTTTTTTCATGAATGACCTTGCTGAATCTGAAGGGAAGAAAGTTGGATTGCACTAAACACACGGTACTTCAAAACTGACTAATATTCACTACAAGATGTTCTGCAGTGTTCACAGAtggttattttactttttatttgtcaATGACTAGTGGTaagcatacaaaaatatatatatatataataaatataacagcTCAGTCATTGTATGGTGGtagtattgtcttttttttgtcgatGATTGCAACTAACAATCAATTTCATTATTGGCTGCATCACCAACAACTGTCTGGATCCATTGATTGATGTCAATGGATAGTTTGTAGATTTGACTTATTATCAACCAATTAATATAgctaattttttgtatttactgtGTAGCTATAATGTTATTCTTTGTTGCAGCAATTGCATCAATTGGCCATGGAATTTGAAAACtgttgtattatttaaataccaaagcataaaacaaaaacttttgccatgaaaattacaaatttaagaAAAGCTAAAGATTGTCAGACTGTACCTGTTCTCTTTTCATAAGCGTCATCTGCCAGTTCAAACTTCTCCACTTTGGAAACATCAGCGAACTCGTTCATCTGACCACTTGTATCAGTGACCTGTGATGCAATACGAGACAGAAAAGACCACATATGTTTCAGCCAATAACTGCAACTCGCTAAAACATCAAACAAGCAACAGAACTACAAcagttttattgtctttttctttttgacaacattattttttaatagaaatGGAGTTACTGAGCTGCGAAACTCACACTTGTTTGTGAACTAGTAATTAGTGCACCAGAGTTAAAATCATAACTACCACTGCTTACATAGCAGgattataattttaaaacattaacaaagtTAACAAACATAACAAAGTTTGCACATTTTTGACTGCAAACtttattaaaagtttaaaaaatggctATTAAAAGTTTTAATGCACAGAGGACAACATATAGCTTTACaaactttgttgtgttaaaaTTGTTATCAGTTATGTTATTTGAAGCAAATCTCTTTTGGGCTGCAGGAAGACAGAATTAGACCTGTTCCAAATGTATAAGCTATAAAAATAACAGAtctaaaatcagattttaaatcCAAGGCTGCAcagatcaaaacaaaaaagaagctCAACTCGTCCTCAGACTGCAGCAGTTACAGCCTCGTCACTAGAGCACATAGCACAagcaggcagaaaaaaaaagttccatatTTTTATACCTTTACTGTATCAAAGTTTATAATTCTGGTAATGTGACAACCTTAACTGTACTTAACGACAATATGACCTTCGTCTTGACCACAACACTAAAAAAGCACTCAAACCGAGCAGCTACATACGTGTATTCTGCAGTCATCGT
This is a stretch of genomic DNA from Centropristis striata isolate RG_2023a ecotype Rhode Island chromosome 4, C.striata_1.0, whole genome shotgun sequence. It encodes these proteins:
- the tbcb gene encoding tubulin-folding cofactor B — encoded protein: MDGGVAIVTNPTVNVRLTSTLSSFEVQRRFNRGISIAELKGKLEMVMGASPSSMDLELFSVSDTFLQKMDDNEALLGSYPVDDDCRIHVTDTSGQMNEFADVSKVEKFELADDAYEKRTDSARSFMKKHRVGQYNEEEMAKKKAELAAREEEQKAAADAISVGNRCKVQVPGQPTKLGTVMYVGTTDFKPGHWVGVKYDEPLGKHDGTVDGKKYFECDSKYGGFVKPLSVLVGDFPEEDYGLDEM